The Streptomyces tubercidicus DNA segment TCGCTTGGCCGGCTCGGTGCCGAACAGCTTCGAGTAGAAGGCGATCGACGCTTCAAGGTCGCTGACGCGCAGGGCGAGCTGTGCACGTGACATGGCGAGACTCCGATCGGCTTGCATTGATATCTATCGATTCAAGGTTGCATCCTGATTCGAAGAACGTCAACATAGAGGTATGTCGAATCAAGAGCTCGTGGTGATCGAGCAGACCAGCGAAGCCGGTGAATGCTGCCCCGGCCTGCTTTCGGCCCCGCTCGACGAGGGCCAGGCCGTGGAACTGTCGAAGGTGTTCAAGGCCCTCGGCGATCCGGTGCGGCTCCGCCTGCTGTCGATGATCGCCTCGCGCGCCGGGGGCGAGGTCTGCGTCTGCGATCTGACCCCGGCGTTCGACCTGTCGCAGCCGACGATCTCGCATCACCTCAAGCTGCTTCGGCAGGCCGGACTCATCGACTGCGAGCGGCGCGGTACGTGGGTCTACTACTGGCTGCTGCCCGAGATGACTGACCGCCTCGCGGGCATCTTGACCCGCCCCGTCGGCGAGCCCCTGCCCGCTCCCGGCGAGACCGCCGGGGCCACCGCGTGAGCGCCGCGCCCGAGAAGGCGGTCGCGGGCCGCCTGTCCTTCCTCGACCGCTACCTCGCCGTGTGGATTCTCGCCGCGATGGCGCTCGGCCTCGGCCTTGGGCGCCTCGTGCCCGGCCTCGGGGATGCTCTCGCCAAGGTGACTGTCACCGGGGTGTCCCTCCCCATCGCGCTCGGCCTGCTCGTGATGATGTACCCGGTCCTCGCCAAGGTGCGCTACGACCGGCTCGACACCGTCACCCGCGACCGCCGCCTGCTGCTGCCCTCCCTGCTGCTGAACTGGATCGTCGGCCCGGCGCTCATGTTCGCGCTGGCGTGGCTGTTCCTTCCCGATCTGCCCGAGTACCGCACTGGCCTGATCATCGTCGGGCTGGCCCGCTGTATCGCCATGGTCATCATCTGGAACGACCTCGCGTGCGGCGATCGCGAGGCCGCCGCCGTCCTGGTGGCGCTGAACTCGGTGTTCCAGGTGATCGCATTCTCGGCGCTCGGCTGGTTCTACCTCTCCGTGCTCCCCGGGTGGCTCGGCTTTGAGCAGTCCGGCGGGTTGGGGTCTCCCCTGCTCAAGCGGAGCCGAGAGCTTGGGGACGTATCCGTATGGGAGATCGCCCGAAGCGTGCTGATCTTCCTCGGCATCCCGCTCGCCGCCGGCTACCTCACCCGCCGGATCGGAGAAAAGGTCAAGGGACGCACCTGGTACGAGTCCAAGCTGATCCCGCGCATCGGGCCGTTCGCCCTGTATGGCCTGCTGTTCACGATCGTCATCCTCTTTGCCCTGCAAGGCGACGCGATCACCTCGCAGCCGCTCGACGTCGCCCGCATCGCGCTCCCGCTGCTCGTGTACTTCGCCCTCATGTGGGCCGGATCCATGGCACTCGGACGCTCCGTCGGCCTCGACTACCCGCGCGCGACGACCCTTGCGTTCACGGCCGCCGGCAACAACTTCGAGCTGGCCATCGCGGTAGCCATCGCCACCTTCGGCGCCACCTCCGGGCAGGCCCTCGCCGGAGTGGTCGGCCCGCTCATCGAGGTGCCGGTGCTGATCGGCCTCGTCTACGTCGCGCTGTACGCCCGGCGCTTCTTCACCGCCCGCACGTCCCTGACGGAGGAAGACCCCGCCCATGTCTGACACCGCCCCGCCCTCCGTGCTGTTCGTCTGCGTCCACAACGCCGGCCGCTCGCAGATGGCCGCCGCGTTCCTCACGTACCTTGCGGGTGACCGTGTCCAGGTGCGGTCCGCCGGGTCCGCCCCCGCCGACGCCGTGAACCCGTCCGTCGTGGCAGCGATGGCCGAGGTGGGCATCGACGTCTCGGCCGAGGTGCCCAAGGTGCTCACCGTCGAGGCCGTGCAGGCGTCCGACGTCGTCATCACGATGGGCTGCGGCGACACCTGCCCCGTCTTCCCCGGAAAGCGGTACCTCGACTGGCAGTTGCCCGACCCCGCCGGACAGGGCGTCGAAGCCGTACGCCCCATCCGCGACGACATCGAGCAGCGGATCCGCGAACTCCTTGAGCAGATCGCCCCTGAGGGACAGGCGTGAGCTTGGCCTTCCGGCACGGATCTGGCGCGCGACGCCTGAACCGGCTCAGCAGGAAGGGGCGTCCTGCGGACGCCGTGGTCCGGGGCGCGCCGGGTCGCTGGTGTCGTCAGCCGGGCAGGGTGCGGGCGATCTCCAGGGCGAGGCGCAGTGGGCCGACGGCGGGGGAATGTGCGTGGTCGGACGGATGGGTGTTGATCAGTTCGTCGCCCGCAGCGTGTGGCAATCGGGCTTGGGGAGCCACCAGTTGGCGCTCGGGGGGCGGTGCCAGCGGTGGGTCCGGGCGTAGGTGTGGATGAGTTCCAGGGCTCGGTTGGTGGCGGGGTGCGCGGTGGTGGTGTTCCAGACGGCGTGCCAGGGGTAGAGGGGGACGGGGTCGCTCAGGGGCCGGGCGGTGAGGCCGTCGGGGAGGTGTGAGCAGGGGAGGCCGAAGGCCGGGTGGCGGAGGGCTTGGACGGCGGCCAGAGCGGAGGTGCGGCCGTGTCCGCGTACCCGTGTCGCCACCTTCAGGCCGAAGGCAGCGACGGCTTGGTCGACCCAGTCGTGCCACTCGGCGGACTCGTCCGCTGCGTGGATCAGGAGCGGGTGGTCGGCGAGGGCGGCGAGGGGGACCTCGTCCCGGTCGGCGAGGGGGTGGCCGGTGGGGAGGATGACGCCGATGGGGTCCAGGCCCACGGGCATGGTGGCGAGGGCGGCTCCGAGGGGGCGGCCGAGGCCGAAGGGGCGGCCGAAGGCAAGGTCGAGGCCGTCGGTGAGGAGGCGGGGCAGTGCTGCGGCCATGCCGTGGCTCTGGAGCACCTCGAACGGCAGGTCGGGGGCCTGGGTGCGCAGGTGATGGATCAGGAGCGTGGAGGGCAGGCCCTCGGCGACGACGTCGATGCGCAGGGGTGTGCAGGTGTGGGTGATCTCGTTGACCAGGCGCTCGGCGTCGACGAGGAGGCGTCGGCCGCGTTCGGCGAAGGTCTCGCCGGCGGGGGTGAGGGCGACGTGGCGGCGATCGCGGGTGAACAGCGGGACGCCGAGCCGCTTCTCCAGGGTTCTGATCTGGGCGGAGAGGGTCTGCTGGGCGATGGTGAGCCGGTCCGCGGCCCGGCCGAAGTGGAGTTCGTCGGCGAGGGTGACGGCGTAGCGCACCTGGCGCAGGTCGAGGTCCACAAATCCTCACCGTAACAGTCTGAGGCTGTCACGTGTCCGATGAACGGTGTTGGACCGGCGGCACGCTGTGGCTGTTGACTCATCGAGTGAAAGGCGCCAGAGGGGCGCAAACCGAAGGAGTTGTCCGGCCTTTGACCGCTGCGTCAAAGGCTGGTGGCGTGGCGAGGCGGTGGCCGCGACTACCTACGGGTCCCGCGAGACGCGGTGCGCGGTCGGGCCGCGTCGCCGCCGCGCCTGGCACGGGGGTAGCAGGGCAGGGCCTCTCGCCGGCCCGACCGCCACACCACGCCTACCTCTCACTCACCCACCAGATGGGGCGCTTGGCGTTTGCCGACGCCCAAGGAGAAGTCGCTGTATGTTCGCGAAGCACGTTCAGGGCCGGATCTCCCGCCAGGCCCATGCCCGGGTGCCCGAGGGCACTTTCGAGGAGCACCACGGCCGTCAGGGGTTCGAGGGTGAGGTCTCTCAGCTCTACCACGCCCACCCGACCACGGACTGGCTGCGGGTGGAGGGCCCGA contains these protein-coding regions:
- a CDS encoding LysR family transcriptional regulator, which produces MDLDLRQVRYAVTLADELHFGRAADRLTIAQQTLSAQIRTLEKRLGVPLFTRDRRHVALTPAGETFAERGRRLLVDAERLVNEITHTCTPLRIDVVAEGLPSTLLIHHLRTQAPDLPFEVLQSHGMAAALPRLLTDGLDLAFGRPFGLGRPLGAALATMPVGLDPIGVILPTGHPLADRDEVPLAALADHPLLIHAADESAEWHDWVDQAVAAFGLKVATRVRGHGRTSALAAVQALRHPAFGLPCSHLPDGLTARPLSDPVPLYPWHAVWNTTTAHPATNRALELIHTYARTHRWHRPPSANWWLPKPDCHTLRATN
- a CDS encoding ArsR/SmtB family transcription factor, which gives rise to MSNQELVVIEQTSEAGECCPGLLSAPLDEGQAVELSKVFKALGDPVRLRLLSMIASRAGGEVCVCDLTPAFDLSQPTISHHLKLLRQAGLIDCERRGTWVYYWLLPEMTDRLAGILTRPVGEPLPAPGETAGATA
- the arsB gene encoding ACR3 family arsenite efflux transporter, coding for MSAAPEKAVAGRLSFLDRYLAVWILAAMALGLGLGRLVPGLGDALAKVTVTGVSLPIALGLLVMMYPVLAKVRYDRLDTVTRDRRLLLPSLLLNWIVGPALMFALAWLFLPDLPEYRTGLIIVGLARCIAMVIIWNDLACGDREAAAVLVALNSVFQVIAFSALGWFYLSVLPGWLGFEQSGGLGSPLLKRSRELGDVSVWEIARSVLIFLGIPLAAGYLTRRIGEKVKGRTWYESKLIPRIGPFALYGLLFTIVILFALQGDAITSQPLDVARIALPLLVYFALMWAGSMALGRSVGLDYPRATTLAFTAAGNNFELAIAVAIATFGATSGQALAGVVGPLIEVPVLIGLVYVALYARRFFTARTSLTEEDPAHV
- a CDS encoding arsenate reductase ArsC, which codes for MSDTAPPSVLFVCVHNAGRSQMAAAFLTYLAGDRVQVRSAGSAPADAVNPSVVAAMAEVGIDVSAEVPKVLTVEAVQASDVVITMGCGDTCPVFPGKRYLDWQLPDPAGQGVEAVRPIRDDIEQRIRELLEQIAPEGQA